Proteins encoded within one genomic window of Mesorhizobium sp. AR10:
- a CDS encoding ABC transporter permease subunit — translation MTSTSPTQGETHVAPQADHGDPARTWIGRIADGRAWLFLAGLIICFEVWSRLSFGATFVLNPFNVQSIAIFAVAPLLLATGQTFVIISGGIDLSLGFIMGLAAVVAAHATNMAGATIPLPLAMLAGILAAVLVAGVPGVINGLLISRLRIPPFIGTLGMFGVARGAAYLLAGGTTVPVQNSWFALLGNGKFHGVPYLVMITAIFVVVMHYILSQTRFGQHNYAIGANVQAARRAGIDIRGHILRLYVLSAMCAGLGGALYAARFTAGAAQAGEPLLLDSVAAVVIGGASLFGGSGTIFGTVAGALVIAVIQYGLVFVNVEPFWQFIAVGLVIIISVLIDQAQRRFSGARQDE, via the coding sequence ATGACTTCAACATCCCCAACCCAGGGCGAAACGCATGTCGCTCCCCAGGCGGATCACGGTGATCCGGCCAGGACCTGGATCGGGCGCATCGCCGATGGGCGCGCCTGGCTGTTCCTCGCCGGCCTGATCATCTGTTTCGAGGTCTGGTCGCGGCTCTCCTTCGGCGCGACCTTCGTGCTCAACCCGTTCAACGTGCAGTCCATAGCGATCTTTGCGGTGGCGCCGTTGCTGCTTGCAACCGGACAGACCTTCGTCATCATTTCGGGAGGCATCGACCTCTCGCTGGGCTTCATCATGGGCCTTGCGGCCGTCGTTGCCGCCCACGCTACCAACATGGCGGGAGCCACAATCCCGCTGCCACTGGCAATGCTGGCCGGTATTCTGGCTGCCGTGCTTGTCGCCGGCGTGCCCGGCGTCATCAACGGCCTTTTGATCTCCCGGCTGAGAATCCCGCCCTTCATCGGCACGCTCGGCATGTTCGGCGTGGCGCGCGGCGCTGCCTATCTGCTTGCCGGCGGCACGACGGTGCCGGTCCAGAATTCCTGGTTCGCGCTACTCGGCAACGGCAAGTTCCACGGCGTGCCCTATCTTGTCATGATCACCGCAATCTTCGTCGTGGTGATGCACTACATCCTGAGCCAGACCCGGTTCGGCCAGCACAACTACGCCATCGGCGCCAATGTGCAGGCGGCGCGCCGGGCCGGCATCGACATCAGGGGACACATACTGCGTCTCTATGTGCTTTCGGCGATGTGCGCCGGCCTTGGTGGCGCGCTCTACGCGGCGCGCTTCACCGCGGGCGCTGCACAGGCCGGCGAACCCTTGCTGCTCGACAGCGTCGCAGCCGTGGTGATCGGCGGCGCCAGCCTGTTCGGCGGCTCCGGCACCATCTTCGGGACGGTCGCCGGCGCACTGGTGATCGCGGTCATTCAATACGGGCTGGTTTTCGTCAATGTCGAGCCGTTCTGGCAGTTCATCGCCGTCGGCCTCGTCATCATCATCTCCGTCCTTATCGACCAGGCGCAGCGCCGGTTCAGTGGAGCTCGCCAGGATGAATGA
- a CDS encoding ABC transporter substrate-binding protein, with product MKKIVAALAALAIGATALIGPASAQDKKYTIALIPGLTTDGFYITMRKGAQAAADALGVTLVFQGAPDFNPVTQVPVLDAVIAKKPDAILIAPTDKVQLVEPLRKAHDAGIPVITVDTFIGSGVYQTGAGDADFPLSYIASDNILGGEIAARALATAIGDKGKVYVSNVKPGISTTDQREEGFKKEMAANHPGITVLETQFNDNDANKAASQLQAVFARNPDLVGVFGANLFSALGAANGVQQAGQTGTVKVVAFDAPTSIVDNINTGLVDVAIAQHPAEIGYFGVVSAYAHLTGNSIPVSIGTGFTIMDKSNIADPNISKYLYSE from the coding sequence ATGAAGAAGATCGTTGCCGCGCTCGCGGCTCTCGCCATCGGCGCAACGGCGCTGATCGGGCCCGCATCGGCGCAGGACAAGAAGTACACCATTGCGCTCATTCCGGGCCTGACCACCGATGGTTTTTACATCACCATGCGCAAGGGTGCCCAGGCGGCAGCCGATGCGCTCGGTGTGACCCTGGTGTTCCAGGGCGCCCCGGATTTCAATCCGGTAACGCAGGTTCCCGTGCTTGACGCGGTCATTGCCAAGAAGCCGGACGCCATCCTGATCGCGCCGACCGACAAGGTTCAGTTGGTCGAGCCGCTGCGTAAGGCCCACGATGCCGGCATTCCGGTGATCACCGTCGACACCTTCATCGGCAGCGGCGTCTACCAGACCGGCGCCGGCGATGCGGATTTCCCGCTCTCCTATATCGCCTCCGACAACATTCTGGGTGGCGAGATTGCCGCGCGGGCACTGGCCACGGCCATTGGCGACAAGGGCAAGGTCTACGTTTCAAACGTGAAGCCTGGCATTTCGACCACCGACCAGCGTGAAGAGGGCTTCAAGAAGGAGATGGCGGCCAATCATCCCGGCATCACCGTTCTCGAAACCCAGTTCAACGACAACGACGCCAACAAGGCCGCCTCGCAGCTGCAGGCCGTGTTCGCGCGCAATCCCGATCTCGTTGGCGTGTTCGGCGCAAACCTGTTCTCCGCGCTCGGCGCCGCTAATGGCGTCCAGCAAGCCGGGCAGACCGGCACCGTCAAGGTCGTGGCGTTCGACGCTCCTACCAGCATCGTCGACAACATCAACACCGGCCTGGTCGACGTTGCGATTGCCCAGCATCCCGCCGAGATCGGCTACTTTGGCGTCGTTTCAGCCTATGCCCATCTGACCGGCAATTCGATCCCGGTTTCGATCGGCACCGGCTTCACGATAATGGACAAGTCCAACATCGCGGATCCGAACATCTCGAAGTATCTTTATTCCGAATAA
- a CDS encoding tagatose-bisphosphate aldolase, with product MTKMTTAELRGYQQICGKDGAMMAIACDQRGGMRTLLASDPEEQAKITNDMLGDTKADITRYLASQASCVLLDPLCAVPRVVDEGVLNRDTALLIGLDASGFDVSPDGYRLSRLVPGIDARRVRELGGTGGKIMVYLRADKPEANEHNIAILRQCIADFGKEDLLLVVEFLTYQLEGESLEDYTAKIPSLVEGGTRISLECGAKVLKLPYPGTPEACARITSMAGEVPWAVLSAGVNHATFLGQVEIAMKNGASGVIAGRSLWKDCISLDRDIQREKLKTIAVSRLRELQAVIGNYRQKAA from the coding sequence ATGACAAAGATGACCACTGCGGAGTTGCGTGGCTACCAGCAGATATGCGGCAAGGACGGGGCGATGATGGCCATCGCCTGTGACCAGCGCGGCGGCATGCGCACCTTGCTGGCGTCGGACCCCGAAGAACAGGCAAAAATCACCAACGACATGCTGGGCGACACCAAGGCCGACATCACCCGCTACCTTGCCAGCCAAGCATCCTGCGTGCTGCTCGACCCGCTCTGCGCGGTGCCGCGGGTGGTCGACGAGGGGGTGCTGAACCGCGATACGGCGCTGCTCATCGGCCTCGACGCCTCCGGCTTCGACGTCTCGCCCGACGGTTACCGCCTGTCGCGCCTCGTTCCTGGCATCGATGCGCGGCGCGTGCGCGAGCTCGGCGGCACCGGCGGCAAGATCATGGTCTATCTCAGGGCCGACAAGCCAGAGGCGAATGAGCACAACATCGCCATTCTGCGCCAATGCATCGCCGACTTCGGCAAGGAAGACCTGCTGCTCGTCGTCGAGTTCCTGACCTATCAGCTCGAAGGCGAAAGCCTTGAGGACTATACGGCCAAGATCCCCTCGCTGGTCGAGGGGGGCACAAGGATCTCGCTGGAATGCGGGGCCAAGGTGCTCAAGCTTCCCTATCCCGGAACGCCGGAAGCCTGCGCCAGGATCACCAGCATGGCCGGCGAGGTGCCTTGGGCGGTGCTGTCCGCCGGCGTCAACCACGCGACGTTCCTCGGCCAGGTCGAGATCGCAATGAAGAACGGCGCCTCAGGCGTCATCGCTGGCCGCTCGCTGTGGAAGGACTGCATCTCGCTGGACCGTGACATCCAGCGCGAAAAGCTCAAGACGATCGCCGTATCGAGATTGCGCGAGCTTCAGGCGGTGATTGGCAATTACCGGCAAAAGGCGGCCTAG
- a CDS encoding sugar-binding protein, producing MKSVLRNASVAAAALLLGLSATAIARADDKPTLAFVVNGASDFWKAAEAGVKKAQAELPNYNLELKYPEQSSVAIQQRLMDDLVTAGVKAIMVSAVDPKTSTDGLNKIASETALFTTDSDAPQTKRVAYIGSSNVDAGKQAAEIAKKAMPNGGKCLGFVGLLGADNAKERIEGMKAGLEGTKIELVDVRGDDIDQARAKKNVEDALVASPDVTCMVGFYSYNTPRIYEALRDAGKLGQITVVGFDDDPITLGGVKEGTVAATVVQQPFEWAYQGMKLMAAYLGGDKSGVPADGLIIIPTKIIGKDDVDAYAASLAAMSGK from the coding sequence ATGAAATCTGTTTTACGAAATGCGTCCGTAGCCGCTGCTGCCCTGCTGCTCGGTCTGTCCGCGACGGCGATCGCGCGCGCCGACGACAAGCCGACGCTGGCCTTCGTCGTCAATGGCGCTTCCGATTTCTGGAAGGCGGCCGAGGCGGGCGTCAAGAAAGCGCAAGCCGAACTGCCCAACTACAATCTGGAGCTCAAATACCCCGAACAGTCGTCGGTCGCCATCCAGCAGCGGCTGATGGACGATCTGGTGACGGCCGGCGTCAAGGCGATCATGGTTTCGGCCGTCGACCCGAAGACCTCGACCGACGGGCTGAACAAGATCGCTTCTGAGACGGCGCTGTTCACCACCGACAGCGACGCGCCGCAGACCAAGCGTGTCGCCTATATCGGCTCGTCCAATGTCGACGCCGGCAAGCAGGCGGCCGAGATCGCCAAGAAAGCGATGCCCAATGGCGGCAAGTGCCTCGGCTTCGTCGGCCTGCTCGGTGCCGACAACGCCAAGGAACGCATCGAGGGCATGAAGGCCGGACTCGAAGGCACCAAGATCGAGCTCGTAGACGTACGTGGCGACGACATCGACCAGGCCCGCGCCAAGAAGAACGTCGAGGACGCGCTGGTCGCCAGCCCCGACGTGACCTGCATGGTCGGCTTCTATTCCTACAACACGCCGCGCATCTATGAAGCGCTGCGCGACGCCGGCAAGCTCGGCCAGATCACCGTCGTCGGCTTCGACGACGATCCGATCACGCTTGGCGGCGTCAAGGAAGGCACCGTCGCCGCGACTGTCGTGCAGCAGCCGTTCGAATGGGCCTACCAGGGCATGAAGCTGATGGCCGCCTATCTCGGCGGCGACAAGTCGGGCGTTCCGGCCGACGGGCTGATCATCATCCCGACCAAGATCATCGGCAAGGATGATGTCGACGCCTACGCCGCGAGCCTTGCGGCGATGTCGGGCAAGTAA
- a CDS encoding LacI family DNA-binding transcriptional regulator: MSEPTELRDPSLEVSRRRKPSGKNPKGRVTMTDIARAAGCSQATVSFVLNNTPGVRLSQQTRERVIEAARGLGYAPPAFSALRAPVASFEGLDGVIGFAVDQLATSPEAVVAIEGARQASWNAGNVLLVAQTLGDSVMEPRAIAALTKRGISALIYMTIFTREISAPDYLYGLDIPVILLNCYTADYAFPAVVPSEIAGGQSSTRHLISHGHRRIATITGEPWMQAAQDRLKGYRRALATADIPFDSELVVEGDWSASAGYAATVKLLALGDRPTAIFCQNDRTAIGCYEALKEAGLHIPQDISVVGYDDEEIARHLFPPLTTSILPHMAMGQWAIEQLEVPAPPGRGRYPITKLECPLVERESVGVVAS, translated from the coding sequence ATGAGCGAACCGACGGAATTACGCGATCCCTCTCTTGAGGTCTCCCGGCGCCGCAAGCCGTCCGGGAAAAATCCCAAGGGTCGTGTCACCATGACCGACATCGCCAGGGCCGCCGGCTGCTCGCAGGCCACGGTTTCATTCGTCCTCAACAATACGCCAGGCGTCAGGCTCTCGCAGCAGACCCGCGAGCGCGTGATCGAGGCCGCGCGCGGTCTCGGCTATGCGCCGCCGGCCTTCTCAGCGCTTCGCGCGCCCGTCGCCTCGTTCGAAGGACTGGACGGGGTGATCGGCTTCGCCGTCGATCAACTGGCGACCAGCCCCGAGGCGGTCGTCGCCATCGAGGGTGCGCGCCAGGCGTCGTGGAATGCCGGCAATGTCCTGCTGGTCGCCCAGACGCTCGGCGATTCCGTCATGGAGCCGCGCGCCATTGCGGCGCTCACCAAGCGGGGCATTTCGGCGCTGATCTACATGACGATCTTCACCCGGGAGATATCGGCGCCCGACTACCTCTACGGCCTCGATATCCCGGTCATCCTGCTCAATTGCTACACCGCCGACTATGCGTTCCCCGCCGTGGTGCCCTCCGAAATCGCCGGCGGCCAGAGTTCCACCCGCCACCTGATCAGCCATGGCCACCGCCGCATCGCCACCATCACCGGCGAGCCGTGGATGCAGGCGGCGCAGGACCGGCTGAAAGGCTACCGCCGGGCCTTGGCGACGGCCGACATCCCTTTCGATTCGGAGCTGGTCGTCGAAGGCGACTGGTCGGCGAGCGCCGGCTATGCCGCGACCGTCAAACTGCTGGCGCTCGGCGATCGGCCGACCGCCATCTTCTGCCAGAACGACCGCACCGCGATCGGCTGCTACGAGGCGCTGAAGGAGGCCGGCCTGCACATCCCGCAGGACATTTCCGTCGTCGGCTACGACGACGAGGAGATCGCCCGCCACCTCTTCCCGCCGCTGACGACGTCGATCCTGCCGCATATGGCGATGGGCCAATGGGCGATCGAGCAGCTGGAGGTTCCCGCACCTCCGGGCAGAGGGCGCTATCCGATCACGAAGCTCGAATGCCCGCTTGTGGAGCGGGAATCGGTGGGCGTCGTGGCTTCATGA
- a CDS encoding ROK family protein, which translates to MAIGIDIGGTNLRAARISATGEILKRMSEKSAPDPELVLGRIADMVRQLDTSEVASIGIGVPGRVDARRGTVLSGGYVDLASVALAQRLECMTGKPVVIDNDCNMALTAEMARGAGHDNIVMFTIGTGIGGAVAENRRIVRGRATAGQLGHICVDLNGEACVCGRRGCVETTSSGTALGRHIARAGLGPDVSVDQLFARDAGGDAIARGILEAWARPLRAAIDTAVAMFAPDLVLLGGGLGHAAHRALARAPALAPWYQCPVEPAQLGDDAGVIGAGLQALAAQGKIKERTIMEAPGMGARSTASVTPATSSRSSKSMLRVVPAVSTPSVRLAHARRAVLVNGIPASGKSTVSRGIAERMGWPSLALDTIKNPFLEALGGGDREFNRTLGRASYQAIWSVVGEAPAGSIFVVDAWFGFQPRELLEEHLQRAGIEQTAEIWCHAPGEVLAERYRARLDERLPGHPGAAYIPELIELAKRAEPLRRGPLFEVDTTKPVDFEAITGWLRGVMAA; encoded by the coding sequence ATGGCCATAGGAATCGATATCGGCGGCACCAATCTGCGTGCCGCCCGCATTTCGGCCACGGGCGAAATCCTCAAGCGCATGTCCGAGAAAAGTGCGCCCGACCCGGAGCTCGTGCTCGGCCGCATCGCCGACATGGTGCGCCAACTCGATACGTCAGAAGTGGCAAGCATTGGCATCGGCGTTCCCGGCCGGGTCGATGCGCGGCGCGGCACGGTGCTCTCCGGCGGCTATGTCGACCTCGCCTCGGTAGCACTTGCGCAGCGGCTGGAATGCATGACGGGCAAGCCCGTCGTCATCGACAATGACTGCAACATGGCGCTGACAGCCGAAATGGCCCGGGGCGCCGGCCACGACAACATCGTCATGTTCACCATCGGCACCGGCATTGGCGGCGCGGTCGCTGAAAACAGGCGCATCGTGCGCGGCAGGGCGACGGCCGGGCAGCTCGGCCATATCTGCGTCGACCTGAATGGCGAAGCCTGCGTCTGCGGCCGGCGCGGCTGCGTCGAAACCACCAGCTCCGGCACCGCACTTGGCCGCCACATCGCCCGCGCCGGCCTCGGTCCGGACGTCTCGGTCGATCAGCTCTTTGCCCGCGACGCCGGCGGAGACGCGATCGCGCGTGGCATTTTGGAAGCCTGGGCCAGGCCGCTCAGGGCGGCAATAGATACGGCGGTCGCCATGTTCGCCCCCGATCTGGTGCTGCTCGGCGGCGGTCTTGGCCACGCGGCGCACAGGGCGCTTGCCCGTGCCCCGGCTCTGGCGCCCTGGTACCAATGCCCGGTGGAACCGGCGCAGCTCGGCGACGACGCCGGCGTCATCGGCGCCGGCCTGCAGGCGCTGGCGGCGCAAGGCAAGATCAAGGAGCGCACGATCATGGAGGCACCGGGCATGGGCGCACGATCCACGGCTTCTGTGACACCTGCGACGTCCAGCCGGTCGTCGAAATCGATGCTGCGCGTCGTCCCGGCCGTCTCCACGCCTTCGGTCCGGCTTGCGCACGCCCGACGCGCCGTGCTCGTCAACGGCATTCCCGCCAGCGGCAAAAGCACGGTCTCGCGCGGCATTGCCGAGCGCATGGGCTGGCCATCGCTGGCGCTGGATACGATCAAGAACCCGTTCCTCGAAGCGCTCGGCGGCGGCGACCGCGAATTCAACCGCACCCTCGGCCGCGCCAGCTACCAGGCCATCTGGTCGGTCGTCGGCGAGGCCCCGGCGGGCAGCATTTTTGTCGTCGATGCCTGGTTCGGCTTCCAGCCGCGCGAACTGCTGGAGGAGCATTTGCAAAGGGCGGGTATCGAGCAGACCGCCGAAATCTGGTGCCATGCCCCCGGCGAGGTCCTGGCCGAGCGCTACCGCGCCCGCCTCGACGAGCGTCTCCCCGGCCATCCCGGTGCCGCCTACATCCCCGAGCTGATCGAACTCGCCAAACGCGCCGAGCCGCTGCGGCG
- a CDS encoding NAD(P)H-binding protein, whose protein sequence is MIILVTGATGHVGRAVVCKLASLGHDVVAMVRDVQVASRRLPAGIALRIADYDDASALKEAFADIDDLVLISSDGDASAVMRHHANAMDAAAAAGIARIVFTSIVDVEPGSPFYFAPVYRDAERRLAASGIASTIVRCGLYSDFVLEHWLKPGAKSGEVLLAAGQGLVAPISRDDVATAIVAIASQPGMRRPLYVITGHQALTLEAIVAAFGEVAGLPIRYSDASISDYLAWARAHLDDPWPDAFSSLCASIDEGRYGRVSNDFAELVGQKPESLSQFLRRAVWAGSSSPR, encoded by the coding sequence ATGATAATCCTCGTTACAGGAGCCACCGGCCATGTTGGGCGCGCCGTCGTCTGCAAACTGGCGTCACTCGGCCACGACGTGGTCGCAATGGTCCGTGACGTCCAGGTCGCAAGCAGGCGCCTGCCAGCTGGAATCGCGTTGCGCATTGCGGACTACGACGATGCCTCGGCTCTGAAAGAGGCATTTGCGGACATCGATGATTTGGTCCTGATTTCGAGCGATGGCGATGCGAGCGCAGTCATGCGCCATCACGCCAACGCCATGGACGCAGCTGCGGCCGCAGGCATCGCGCGCATCGTCTTCACCAGCATTGTCGATGTTGAGCCAGGGTCACCGTTCTACTTCGCTCCCGTTTACCGGGATGCCGAACGTCGGTTGGCTGCCAGCGGCATAGCCTCGACCATCGTGCGATGTGGCCTGTATTCGGATTTCGTCCTTGAGCATTGGCTGAAACCAGGCGCCAAGTCCGGAGAAGTTCTTCTGGCTGCCGGCCAGGGACTCGTGGCGCCGATCTCGCGCGACGATGTCGCGACCGCCATCGTTGCAATCGCGTCTCAGCCCGGAATGCGCCGCCCCCTCTATGTCATCACTGGACATCAGGCACTCACGCTGGAGGCGATTGTCGCTGCATTTGGCGAAGTCGCGGGTCTGCCAATACGATATTCCGACGCCAGCATCAGCGACTATCTGGCCTGGGCCCGGGCGCATCTGGACGACCCCTGGCCTGATGCCTTTTCGAGCTTGTGTGCGTCGATTGATGAAGGGCGATACGGCCGCGTTTCGAACGACTTCGCTGAACTTGTCGGCCAGAAGCCGGAAAGCCTTTCGCAATTCCTCCGTCGCGCTGTCTGGGCCGGATCGTCCAGTCCGCGCTGA
- a CDS encoding VOC family protein: MKIKLTKVYVDDQEKALRFYTNMLDLTKKADFSNGPFRWLTVASPDGPDGTELQLALNDNPAAKTYQLAMFQQGQPAVMFFTDDVKGDYERIKARGAGFAMPPTEMTGSTIAQLNDTCGNLIQITQLARW, translated from the coding sequence ATGAAGATCAAGTTGACCAAAGTGTATGTGGACGACCAGGAAAAAGCTCTGCGTTTCTACACCAACATGCTGGATCTCACCAAGAAGGCGGACTTCAGCAACGGGCCGTTTCGCTGGCTGACCGTGGCCTCACCCGATGGGCCCGACGGAACCGAGCTGCAGCTGGCTTTGAACGACAATCCCGCGGCCAAGACCTACCAGCTAGCCATGTTCCAGCAGGGCCAGCCGGCGGTCATGTTCTTCACCGACGACGTCAAGGGCGACTACGAGCGCATCAAGGCGCGCGGTGCAGGGTTCGCCATGCCGCCGACCGAGATGACCGGCTCGACCATCGCCCAGCTGAACGACACCTGCGGCAACCTCATCCAGATCACCCAACTGGCGCGCTGGTAG
- a CDS encoding sugar-binding transcriptional regulator has product MLHTVAKMHYEAEMSQVDIARRLGVSTATISRLLQRARAEGIVRIEVLDLATPEVITTQLVEGLGLRNAAVIETPAAGALTALAAPLGALLRQADLSAGSVVAIGWGRAIREVIRAGLPRIPGVLTVAATGGMQQQAAHFQINEFVRLAAEEFGGTPHFIHAPYLPSSELRDVFLGDAAIADSVALWDRTDVAIVGIGLPHAINPPEASAATLSEQALFHAAGDVLRHYFDADGTLIPWEGESRMIAMSPAQLRAIPLVIGVAASPEKASAIIGAVRARLINALITDTKTAQAILEALLPR; this is encoded by the coding sequence ATGCTGCATACGGTTGCCAAGATGCATTACGAGGCGGAGATGTCGCAGGTCGATATCGCGCGGCGGCTCGGTGTCTCGACCGCGACCATATCGCGCCTGCTGCAGCGCGCGCGGGCAGAGGGCATCGTGCGGATCGAGGTTCTCGACCTGGCAACGCCCGAGGTCATCACTACGCAGTTGGTCGAAGGGCTCGGGCTGCGCAATGCCGCGGTCATCGAGACGCCGGCCGCCGGGGCGCTGACGGCGCTGGCCGCGCCGCTCGGCGCCTTGCTCAGGCAAGCGGACCTTTCGGCCGGCTCGGTGGTCGCCATCGGCTGGGGACGCGCCATCCGCGAGGTGATCCGCGCCGGCCTGCCGCGCATTCCCGGCGTGCTGACCGTCGCTGCCACCGGCGGCATGCAGCAGCAGGCGGCGCATTTCCAGATCAACGAGTTCGTGCGGCTGGCCGCCGAGGAGTTCGGCGGAACGCCGCATTTCATCCATGCGCCCTATCTGCCCTCCAGCGAATTGCGCGATGTCTTCCTTGGCGACGCGGCCATTGCCGACAGCGTCGCGCTCTGGGACCGGACCGATGTGGCGATCGTCGGCATTGGCCTTCCCCATGCCATCAATCCGCCCGAGGCAAGTGCGGCGACGCTCAGCGAGCAGGCGCTGTTTCACGCGGCTGGAGACGTCCTTCGCCATTACTTCGACGCCGACGGCACCCTTATCCCATGGGAAGGCGAGAGCCGGATGATCGCCATGTCGCCGGCCCAGCTTCGCGCCATCCCGTTGGTGATCGGCGTTGCCGCCTCGCCGGAGAAGGCGAGCGCCATCATCGGCGCCGTCCGCGCCAGGCTTATCAATGCGCTGATAACGGACACGAAGACGGCGCAAGCCATCCTCGAGGCGCTCTTGCCTCGGTAG
- a CDS encoding SRPBCC family protein — MINTPTEARSVVVEREMTYPPEKIWRALTQPHLIEEWLMKNDFKPIVDHRFNLRKDPQPDVSIVVDCQVTAVEPNKTLSYTWEGYGLESVVTWTLTPTSTGTHLRMEQSGFRPDQERAYRGARSGWQQFFAALEQVLARAD; from the coding sequence ATGATCAACACCCCGACCGAAGCGCGTTCCGTCGTTGTCGAACGTGAGATGACTTATCCGCCGGAGAAGATCTGGCGCGCACTGACCCAACCGCACCTGATCGAGGAGTGGCTCATGAAGAATGATTTCAAGCCAATCGTAGACCACCGTTTCAATCTTCGAAAAGACCCTCAACCTGACGTGAGCATCGTTGTCGACTGTCAGGTAACGGCCGTCGAGCCGAACAAGACGCTGTCCTATACTTGGGAGGGCTATGGCCTCGAGAGTGTCGTTACCTGGACCCTCACCCCGACGAGCACGGGCACCCATTTGCGCATGGAGCAGTCGGGCTTCCGCCCGGATCAGGAGCGGGCCTACCGGGGCGCCAGGAGCGGGTGGCAGCAGTTCTTTGCGGCGCTGGAGCAGGTCCTGGCGCGGGCAGATTGA
- a CDS encoding ATP-binding cassette domain-containing protein has protein sequence MNEQTTPLLEVRHLSKHFGAVQALNDFSMAVRPGEVVALAGDNGAGKTTLIKAISGVFQPTGGEILLRGQPVTFATPQEAREKGIETIYQDLALADNLSIGANIFLGREPMRKAFGFLPVLDRKAMAVAAKQTMGRLDFHVSRLDAPVSNFSGGQRQAVAIGRAVYWDAQILIMDEPTAALGVPEQRKVISLIHQLKAQGRGVIFISHNLQDIFAVSDRIVVLRRGVQAGERKISETNHDEVVKLMVGG, from the coding sequence ATGAATGAACAAACCACGCCGCTTCTCGAAGTCCGCCACCTTTCCAAGCATTTTGGTGCGGTCCAGGCGCTCAACGATTTCTCCATGGCGGTGCGGCCAGGCGAAGTGGTGGCGCTGGCCGGCGACAACGGCGCCGGCAAGACGACGCTGATCAAGGCGATATCGGGCGTGTTTCAGCCGACGGGCGGCGAGATCCTGCTGAGAGGTCAGCCGGTGACCTTTGCGACGCCGCAGGAGGCGCGCGAAAAAGGCATCGAGACCATCTACCAGGACCTGGCGCTGGCCGACAACCTGTCCATCGGCGCCAACATCTTCCTGGGCCGAGAACCCATGCGCAAAGCCTTTGGCTTCCTGCCGGTGCTCGACCGCAAGGCCATGGCCGTCGCCGCCAAGCAGACCATGGGGCGGCTCGATTTCCATGTCAGCCGTCTCGATGCCCCGGTCAGCAATTTCTCTGGCGGCCAGCGGCAGGCTGTCGCCATCGGCCGGGCCGTCTACTGGGACGCGCAGATTCTGATCATGGACGAACCGACCGCCGCACTCGGCGTGCCGGAGCAGCGCAAGGTCATTTCGCTCATCCACCAGCTAAAGGCGCAAGGGCGCGGCGTGATCTTCATCTCTCACAATTTGCAGGATATCTTTGCCGTTTCCGACCGCATCGTCGTGCTGCGGCGCGGTGTCCAGGCCGGCGAACGCAAGATCTCGGAAACCAACCATGACGAAGTCGTCAAGCTGATGGTTGGCGGATAG